The region gaaaaattctttcaaaaactcaATTAGGTAATCGAGCGCTTTTCCAGTCATACCACACATGCATTTTAGGTGGAAGAGACGAATGCAAAAATATAACCTGGAATGCTTCGATCCATCATAAAGTTTCTCATTCATATCTTCAAGTAACTTGTAGAACTTTGCTGCTTCCGTAGGAGGTTCTTCCTCACCTGCCCCATCCTGGACCTCGGCTTCATCATTGACAACATCTCCAATATTAGGTTCAATGCCCCCATGGACATCATGACGGATGTTAAACGCATCACGTAACAATTCTCCCATGGCACCATGGCTACTATGAAAGGTTGAAGTAGGTTGAGTGGTGCTTGGAGGCATTGTGATTATGTTATCCGAAttagatgttgaagaaggaacAAGCTCCCCATGGAAGAACCAACAAGTGTAACCCTGTAGGATTCCGTCACACATTAAATGTTCTTCCACTACTTCTCGCGTGTGCCAATGAACATTCGCACACTTTACACAAGGACAAACAATCATGTTGTCTTCACTTGACTTATCAAATGCGAAATCAAGAAATGACTCCACTCCTTTTGCATACTCGTTAGACAATCTTGACTTATgcatccaactcttatccatCACTGTTTACCATCAATGAAGTTAATATAGTGCTTACAATTGTAATGTGCAAACCAATCAAGTGTCTTATCTTGAGAAATTATAGCCATCAAACCATGATGCCATCACAAtcatatgaaatatttataGTGCTTACACTGTCATAAGGATTCCTCGTGTGGGAACGAGCTTGTAGTCTAATTTGCATACTAGCAAATCGATCAAGGCGCATGCAGGATAATCAATTCTCAACTATTCACATACCTGATAGTTGTGCTTTTGTCATTTGTCAAAAATTCTTATCTAATCCCACAAATAAGACTTGATGATATGGTTTAACTTGAGCAACAAATGAACAGTTACAACAATTCCCTTCTTATTTTCTCAATAGAACAATGAAGTTGTAGATTGAGTTGTTTTACATCAAGGATGAAACACTTCATTGTTATTCAACTCCAAATCCAAGGAAACCATccttcacaaaaaaaattagtttaaaactCATCCACCTTGCAAAAAATCCATGGGAATCTCAATCACAACCATTTTGAAAACACAGGCACATAAATTGATATTATAGATAGGTTGGTGCCAAGGCCTCCCAACACTTGTTCTTAATGATTTGTATCTTATTCCAATCCTTCTATTCCACCAAATCAAACAGAACAAATCCACTCAATTTTCCATTCATCAAATatagattaatatttttttttagcttgaTTTGTGATTCAAGGCACCACAAAGGTTGTTGTGATCACAAGTGAATTGGTTTTATGGTTAATATTTTCCCAAGATTTCCCACCAATCCAAATCAATCCTTATTAACAATGAATCTAGAGTTTGGTGGTATGTGATAATCAATATAAGCATTTTTACATTTGGCTTTTATTTTAAGGACTTATTCTAAGAAGACGTGGGGGCAAAAGCTAATATATGAGATCCTCCAAATCATTCAAGAAAGCAAGATCCAAGGGAGCTAGGAAAGTACTCGTCTAATGTATAGCTTAAAAGCTATACATTACTAGCATGTTTCATCCTCTTGTCCCTTCTCCTGTTTCGTCCTTCATTACTAGCATCACGTGGAGCATTATTCATACTGTGACTTCATTCTAAAACTTTCAATGGGGATGGACATATGCTTTCAATGGTTGttacaatgaaaataaatcatgatAAAGTTGAAGCTGACACGTAGAATAGAGCTGCTGGAATAAATTAGAGTAGCCATTAATTTGCTCTATATGCCAAACATGTGAATCTGGTTTTCTGATATTTATGATTCACGTGAATACTGTATAGTTTGGATTTGGATCTAAACCTATCAATTAAAGGGTCATTTTGATAATCAACAactggatatatatatatatatatatataagatacttaaaaaagacaaattaacaaaaacacACACGCACATATATTTACACCCAAAATTCAAGTAGATTCAAATCTAAATCAGATGCATGATAACAATTTGAAAAGATTGATCATATGTAGTCTTTCCAATGATATTAGCTCCAAATTGATACAACATTCACTTAAAAAAAGATCACTCCATCAACTCCAAATCCCATTATATAACAAAGAATAATAACTCCAAATTCCATGACATAACAGTCACTTGAAAGTTATTGTCATGAGCTTTCTTGTGATGGCTCATTTATAACTATTATAGTgagtaaactaaaaaaatacagaaatattatgaatattaaatccaattgcaataaacaagctaaaattaaacaaagcaaCAATTTGCCATTTAATTTCCTTAGTATGATTTGATACTTACATATGAAATATCAAGATTCCTATAGCCATTAATCTATTGCCTAAAAAGAATAGTATACCTAAAATGTAATAATATCAagataatttcttaaaaaaaaaaaaaaagaccagaATAATCAACTTATTTCTTTGTACATCTCATTTAACAATCTTTCAAGAAAACATCACCTACAGTTCCATCAAATCATTCATTTAAGATAATTCCCTCCTCCCAAACTTGATCACCTGCTTAACCCTAACAAAAAATAGATataatcattttcttttctttgtactTCCGTTACCCTTTTCTCATGATTAAAGCAAAATGTTTAATCATGAAAGCAATTgctattggtttttttattttgctgttAATTGTAAGTGCACTTGCAATCATGTTGATGCTCAATAATGTGTGTTACAGAGGAAAAGAAGAGGACAAAGGAAAGGACACTACCGATAATTTATTCAATCAATAATGGTCACAATTGAAAGTCTTCAATTGGATAATAATTAAATGCATTAGCTGGTCATTAGTGAAAACAATGATTCTGATCACATATTGTTGAATCAGTAGTCTAAAAGAACTTGTGTAAAGTTACACCCTGCTGCTGTAAAAGCCTGGCTAATTTCATGCTTTTATGTAACACAaactgacaaaaaaaaaacagatactGAATGCATAGAGAAATAATTTTGGATGGTTGTTAATGAAATGTTACACTGGACCGGGAAAAAAAAATCGTCGTAAGAGAAGAGAAGCAGTGTTGTTCTGATATAACTGCAATGTACTTCTGGTCAGTTAGACTTGATAATTAACCGGCATGATGTTATGTTTATAGATTGAATAGAAGAAAAATACATGTTATGCCGACATCGGCTTCACAATCAAAGAGACAAAATATCTGAAACTTGTCATGTATCAAAAGATTTGCAATTAATGGATTCATCACGGTACTAATTAATCTTTACAAATGATCTTTATTAGGTAATGGTTGGTTATATGTTGCATTTCTCCACTTCAAAATATGACATAGATGCATATGTAGGTAGGAAACACAAGAAAGAAGGTTGTTATAACTCTCAATCATACACACAAGCAACAAATTAATCATGAGAAAAGGGTAACGGAAGTACCACCAGTGATCGATGCTCGGGAACCACAATGAATTGGAGATGATGGTGATTGTGCACTGGAGAGGAAAGAGGAGCAGCTTCCAGGAGAGCCTGTGTGCGGCGGCTGTGGCCGAAGATGAATTGGAGATGATGGTGATTGAGCCCTAAAAAGCATGCGTTAAAGAAATCACAGCAGATTAAGATTGAAACACAAACCAAATTGGCAACCTGAAGGGGAAAACTCCGTCGAAAGAAGGTCGGCTGGAGCTTCGAGAAGTTGGATCTGGAGAAGTTGCTCAACCAGTAATTTGAGGTGTGCGACGGCGTTGAATAGCAGCGAGATCGAGGGAAAAGGTGGAGATTGGAGAAGGATTTGGGATTGAAACTAAGGAAACCCTGCGAAAGAAGGAAGGTTGGAGCTTTTCTCTGATGGAGAAGAGAAACTGCGCGCAGACAAGGGCCGAATTTGGggagagaaataataaatattaccgGCGTTTTAGCCAAAAACGCCACCGAATCAAGGCATTTACCCGGCGTTTAAAAGGAAACCCTgcgaaaaataataaattaccgGCGTTTTAAAACTACAAACGCCGCTCTAACAAAAAATTTCTCGGCGTTTGTCATCAACACGCCGCAAAGTTCCACTCTTCCATACTAGAAGTTGCTTTAGTGGCGTTTTAAAATGCAAACGCCGTATATATACCGATAAAAAACCCATAATGGTGTAATATTGCCGGCGTTTTAAATACAAACGCCGGCATATAAATAGGAACTAGTCCCGGCGTTTTACTCAAACAATGCCGCTAAATTAAAACATTTCCCGGCATATTCCCTGGCGTTTTGGAGAAAACCCCGTTGATGTTTGGAAATTCTTCGCGCCATCCTTTTCCGATATCGCGTGCTTGCACTTTACCGGCGTTTATATCATCAACGCCGCTACGGAAAACCCAATGCTGGCGTTTTCATAGTAACACGCCGCCAATGTCCAATTACTCAATCCAAGAAGGCGCATTCGTGGCATTTCACAGTGAAAACGCCGTAGATGTTCCGGCGTTTTAATAAAACGCCGGCAATAAAATGCCGCTAAAACACTACAATGCTGTAGTGtaatcaagcattgaaggttggaactcacaataaacatcaatttattgaaagcataataaagaggttcaaacaaacaaatacatcctagggttcacaatacccgagtacacactaggggtttagctctccatggagctaagtacaatcaaagaaatagaatgttaaagcaatgaatccataaagaaactccctcgatagtcatgtcgatggtcttgtggaaagtcctttactcatcgtccaaggattccctcgtccggtataggatacgcctcgacggaagctcccctaccgatcttcttcctaaggaatgacgatgtcagagccgtagaacctctccaaaaccatggccaatacctctcgaaaccctaaccgaagccctctctcaagttggggaaaagatggagaaaagaatactaaaatcggggctgattcggctttaaatagggctggaatcgggcgactacacgggcgtggatgcttcacgcgccggtggagaatttccacacgcccgtgtggatcctctgaactcctgttttttTCGGACGGATGTGAacagtgatgctacagtactttctaccgtgttgctacagtgctctgctacagtattcgacctaaattgcttcccgaatccatactttcatcggagtaacgtaaacgggcacacgttcacgtcgtggatcacttgcatcttcaatgataggcacgttggtgaagctcttgttctatgtgcataagtcggaatgctcgagtgtgactgcctttgtgcccctccaaatggatgtgccaactcgaatacgaggaggttggcacacactctagcatctcacatcgacctatgttttcgtgtttgaaccttagcaagatttcctccaaattcggtgcattgtaatccacattggcttctttccttcatacttggcctcacaaccctacctgcacgaaagtaacataaaaacacacatattagtgtagaaacctgagaaaagtaatgctcaacataaggaatgaacgcttcacattcacatcacacaatcacttatcacaCCACCCACAACACAGGAGCCACCACTAGTTAGGAATTTTTTCTTCGACTTGATCCTATGATTGTTTTGataggctcgagagtgttgtgggAGTGTTATAGAGTGATTTGGCTAAGGTTCGAGTGATATAGGCCGTGAACCACACGGAGGTTATGGCGCATCTCAATGTTCTATAACAGCTACTAGAGCAAGACGTGACTTCTCCGTTCGTGATGAGACCTCTTACACCTTATGCATCACTAGCACCACTATTACTAGTTCCGATGGCGCCGGTCGATCCACTAGCATCGTGATCTTCTCTAGCGATGAGTAGAGTAGCAGCGAGATGACACCGACTCTTGAGGCCTCTTTACTTTagttctttttatgtttttcatatttttttattttacgcatttatgttggacttgtattactcgGAAAAGGATactccttctaagtttatctattatttatagttgtctcgagttgtatttcattttcatatctttatgtACTCAAGTTTATGtcgtttttgttgagcttcaataaacccccttgtgtatacgtgcagatggtcttgtgagtctgaAATGTGAGGAATAGTCATAGACAAAGTCAATGTgatattcacatggccgtgtgtgctccacaacccattggaactcaactcttaatgaacatagctccatcAAAAGCACCATTAGGAGTTTATGAGAGTATTGATTCAATTGCCTACCTCCACATTCGTTTTTggttgctttatattttattgttcttgcatgcatacattgaagggcaatgtacatcttaagtgtgttgggggagttcacattacacatgttctatacttatgcattgattgtacatgctcatgtagccaatggcgattcaccttagttgcaatggttgtatacttaagtttaggagacttttttaacattgaatgttgtCATGCTTTAGTttctacttgaatttttaggaatttttgtttgattgacacttgttgcactactcgctcattcaaccttgtggaaactcaagtttgatgtttaaggaactagtttagttgtttcttgtttaatttcttcaaaaaaatggtggaatgaaaagaataataaaaaaaaaatttatgttgtttttttatgcattggGGATGGAaggagctaccacctatgaagtatgaagctactttcataagtcagatactagttataccataatgagagaaagagctatcttatgggatgagtgaaagctattaccccaatagaaagagctaccacctagaaagtgtgaaagccaccttagcggcggcttcggaaagggcttttttcaataaaattgattgttaattttaataattttattaaatatattacacaatttatgattttttaaagcaaagtgttgataaaaatataaacataaaatataatatactttttttttattttaagataaaatataataatatactattatttattttacatggTGGAAGATCTTAGCctaccaaacaaaaaattaaagaaaaaaatttgtaaaataataaaacttaaaaaaacaatgataaagaCGAATCTATATTTCTTGTTATCCATCTAAGATCTTGGACtgagaaataataaaaagacaaaaatctCGTGTCACGTGACACTGCGTGCAAGACTTTCTTAAAATTCCAAAGTGCAGTAGTCTAAACTACACCTGAGTTGGGCGTAGTTACAAATCCAAAAAAATCCCTTACCACTGTAGTTGTAACtactttgaatttttcaaatctAGCCAAAGaaacattagattttaaaaGATCTTGTAATTTCAATCATATGTACTTTTGAATCAGGCTAAACAAACACAACCTTATATGTCTTCATTCACTGTATATTCTTGGTTATATGCCATTCGAGTGCCAAGGGAAAATGTGGAAAGATAATCTTCTTAGAAGAAAAAGCCCAAATTTTAAGGAATCAAGAAACAATATCACAATCCAAGAATGAGGCAAACAAAAATAGATATGAACAAACCCTAAGTTGTTGTATTCTTTGTTAGGAGCCAGTGAATGCTAAGAAGAAACTAGTAAAGATaactcatattaaaaaaaaatccaaatattttaagaaatcaATAAGCAATATCACAATCcaagagaataaaaacaaaacaatataaaagaaagatcaaCAAACCCCATGAAAATCAACGATGAGAAATTCAAGCCGTGGGATCGGGGTAGCCATGTAATAATCCATAGACAGAATCTTGAGGCTGAAGATGTCAGAGCTAGTAGTTTCCAGTGATGCAGTGGCCATTCTCATCGATGAAGTGAAGGTGTGGAGAGGAAGAAGGCCGATAGTGGAAACAAACCGCGAAAGTGGTTTCACTAATGCGGGTTAATATAGAAGAAAGTGTATCAAAAGGTGATTTTTGGTTGGTTTAAGATGTTTGGTTCATCGAAGTAGAGGTCGAAAGTGACTCTTTCATTCGTTTGGTTCCGCAGTGAAGGTCAAAGTCGCGAGTGGCCACTTCCAAAACCTTTCACTTGGCACTTTGACTTTGGGAAAATTTTAGCCGAAGTGGGACTTCAGTGTCCCACTTCCGCAATGTGGTTTCACGTGGGTTATCAAAATcaaccattttatttatttatttattttgatttattttatttattaattttttatgttttattgtttttatctattttaacttttatttatttattttttatcttatatttttttatcttttattattttttatgttgtatcttttcttttttaagtatttaagtatttctcctttttctcatttattttttataaaaaaatatttttaaaaaattgtcatGGTAAATAATTATAAGCTCAACCCAACAAGTACAAAGATTTAATTTCATCCCATGATGAAGTGGTGAGTAAACCTCATTTCcatcattttctaaattttcactttgactaaccaaacacaagaagTGATAAATGATTTGACACTTCgcctttcaaccaaacacatgaaacTTTCACTTCATCCGAACTGGCGCTTCAAGACTTCCACCACTTCGATAGataacat is a window of Dioscorea cayenensis subsp. rotundata cultivar TDr96_F1 chromosome 5, TDr96_F1_v2_PseudoChromosome.rev07_lg8_w22 25.fasta, whole genome shotgun sequence DNA encoding:
- the LOC120260055 gene encoding uncharacterized protein LOC120260055 — translated: MDKSWMHKSRLSNEYAKGVESFLDFAFDKSSEDNMIVCPCVKCANVHWHTREVVEEHLMCDGILQGYTCWFFHGELVPSSTSNSDNIITMPPSTTQPTSTFHSSHGAMGELLRDAFNIRHDVHGGIEPNIGDVVNDEAEVQDGAGEEEPPTEAAKFYKLLEDMNEKLYDGSKHSRLYFCIRLFHLKCMCGMTGKALDYLIEFLKEFFPAAAIPTNSRESKKVIKDLGLGYEKIHACPNDCMLYWSDKENQQACLVCGTSRWLSTDSNHSSNDDDEMVHKRPAKVLRYFPIIPRLQRIFMSSRTSGDMTWHVDGRTEDGCLRHPADAEAWKTFDMRYPDFASDPRNIRLGLSSDGFNPFKLLSTSYSTWPVVLIPYNLPPWKGMKQSSFLLSMIIPRS